One genomic region from Pseudoduganella dura encodes:
- a CDS encoding sensor domain-containing diguanylate cyclase encodes MNIVSKHHLFTVWSTDAEGRCGTVQESFTGLMPAMSGMTLPEWLAAHAEDGAQAALELAKVLEHAAPFHVELTIRCMNGITRRVLMSGVPDMQRRASRPQYSGSIVDITEQRKALEGALRSAAEYRLLVENSTDLIAHCGTDGRYIAISPSYSRMIGWAANEIVGQRVVDFLHPDDRAHASDALNRLFAGAALPDVVEVRKRHRDGHYITLGTKACGVSDPATGGCIGAVLVSRDITRDKESIRKLEKMATHDALTGLPNRAWVNGHVDRLLAQAGDRVHTAVLFIDLNGFKAVNDAMGHAAGDALLQRVSKRLQRCMRPGDAVARLGGDEFVVVAKCGDRGAASAIAQRLLDSLKAPFPINGMAIRIGAAIGISLAQPGTVSTGALFENADTAMYQAKARRNGSYQFFEPETLHAA; translated from the coding sequence ATGAACATCGTCAGCAAACACCACCTTTTCACTGTATGGTCCACGGACGCGGAAGGCCGGTGCGGTACCGTCCAGGAAAGCTTTACCGGGCTGATGCCGGCAATGAGCGGCATGACGCTGCCCGAGTGGCTGGCCGCGCATGCCGAGGATGGCGCGCAGGCAGCGCTCGAGCTTGCCAAGGTGCTGGAGCACGCGGCGCCGTTCCATGTCGAATTGACGATCCGTTGCATGAACGGCATCACGCGGCGCGTGCTCATGTCGGGCGTGCCGGATATGCAGCGCCGCGCTTCCCGTCCCCAATATAGCGGCTCCATCGTCGACATCACCGAGCAGCGCAAGGCACTGGAGGGCGCGTTGCGCAGCGCAGCGGAATATCGCCTGCTGGTGGAAAACAGCACCGACCTGATCGCGCATTGCGGCACCGACGGCAGGTATATCGCGATATCGCCGTCCTATAGCCGGATGATAGGCTGGGCGGCGAACGAGATCGTGGGCCAGCGCGTGGTGGATTTCCTGCATCCGGACGACCGCGCACACGCTTCGGACGCATTGAACCGCCTTTTCGCCGGTGCCGCGTTGCCGGACGTGGTCGAGGTACGCAAGCGCCATCGCGACGGCCATTACATCACGCTCGGTACCAAGGCTTGCGGCGTCAGCGATCCCGCCACCGGCGGCTGTATCGGTGCGGTCCTGGTGTCGCGCGACATTACCCGCGACAAGGAAAGCATCCGCAAGCTCGAGAAAATGGCAACCCACGACGCGCTGACGGGATTGCCCAACCGGGCCTGGGTCAACGGCCATGTCGACCGCCTGCTGGCGCAAGCCGGAGACCGGGTCCATACGGCCGTGCTGTTCATCGACCTGAATGGCTTCAAGGCCGTCAACGACGCGATGGGTCACGCGGCCGGGGACGCCCTGCTTCAGCGGGTAAGCAAACGGCTGCAGCGTTGCATGCGCCCTGGCGATGCGGTGGCACGCCTGGGCGGCGACGAGTTCGTGGTGGTGGCGAAGTGTGGCGATCGCGGTGCCGCGTCAGCGATCGCCCAGCGCCTGCTCGACAGCCTGAAAGCGCCGTTCCCCATCAATGGCATGGCAATACGGATCGGCGCCGCCATCGGCATCAGTCTCGCGCAGCCCGGCACGGTGTCGACCGGAGCGCTGTTCGAGAACGCCGATACGGCGATGTACCAGGCGAAAGCACGACGCAACGGGTCATACCAGTTCTTTGAACCGGAAACGCTGCACGCGGCGTAA
- a CDS encoding branched-chain amino acid ABC transporter substrate-binding protein, with the protein MKTRHLAGAVALAALTAGAAAQVQETVVRIGHSGPLSGAQAFSGKDNENGARLAIEELNARPLTIGGRKVKFELVSEDDQGDPKAGVNVAQKLADGGVRYVVGPYNSGVAIPASRVYANAGVVVASVASNPKLTQQGYRNLFRVNASDTQLGSRMAVYAAKELKLKTVAVIDDRTAFGQGLAEEFKKGARAAGMTVAGHEYTTDKAVDFASILTKLRAKNVEAIFFGGYAPQGGPMARQIRQLGIKARLLGGDTICTAEMGKLGGDAVGDNVLCSQGGALLDKAASGPGFKTRFKKRFNAEPDVYAASYYDAVNLFAQAMQATGSVDPAKVGAAISAGSYQGVAGTYAFDAKGDMKASPVTIFTFKGGQPSALASY; encoded by the coding sequence ATGAAGACCAGGCACTTGGCCGGCGCAGTCGCGCTGGCAGCACTTACCGCCGGCGCGGCCGCGCAGGTACAGGAGACGGTGGTCCGGATCGGGCACAGCGGGCCACTGTCCGGCGCGCAGGCGTTCTCCGGCAAGGACAATGAAAACGGCGCGCGGCTGGCGATCGAGGAGCTCAACGCCAGGCCGCTCACCATCGGCGGCAGGAAAGTCAAGTTCGAACTGGTGTCCGAGGACGACCAGGGCGACCCGAAGGCCGGCGTCAACGTCGCGCAGAAGCTGGCCGATGGTGGCGTGCGCTACGTTGTCGGGCCCTACAACTCCGGCGTGGCCATCCCCGCCTCGCGCGTCTATGCCAATGCTGGCGTGGTGGTGGCGAGCGTCGCGTCGAATCCGAAACTCACGCAGCAGGGCTACAGGAACCTGTTCCGCGTGAACGCCAGCGACACGCAGCTCGGTTCCCGGATGGCGGTGTACGCGGCGAAGGAACTGAAACTGAAGACGGTGGCCGTGATCGACGACCGCACCGCGTTCGGCCAGGGCCTGGCCGAGGAATTCAAGAAAGGCGCGCGCGCCGCCGGCATGACCGTGGCCGGGCATGAATACACCACCGACAAGGCGGTGGATTTCGCGTCGATCCTGACCAAGCTGCGCGCTAAGAACGTGGAAGCGATCTTCTTCGGCGGTTACGCGCCGCAGGGCGGCCCGATGGCGCGCCAGATCCGGCAACTGGGCATCAAGGCCAGGCTGCTGGGCGGCGACACGATCTGCACCGCAGAGATGGGCAAGCTGGGCGGCGATGCCGTCGGCGACAACGTGCTGTGCTCGCAGGGCGGCGCCCTGCTCGACAAGGCAGCCAGCGGTCCGGGCTTCAAGACCAGGTTCAAGAAGCGCTTCAACGCCGAGCCGGACGTCTACGCGGCGTCGTACTACGATGCCGTGAACCTGTTCGCGCAGGCGATGCAGGCGACCGGCTCCGTCGACCCCGCGAAAGTGGGCGCCGCGATTTCGGCCGGCTCGTACCAGGGCGTGGCCGGCACCTATGCCTTCGATGCGAAGGGCGACATGAAGGCTTCGCCGGTCACCATCTTCACGTTCAAGGGCGGGCAGCCGAGCGCGCTGGCGAGTTATTGA
- a CDS encoding catalase, producing the protein MSTPTSKQSSGVDGAGSILSTVSGPSNSAPPQSLGNNNPQGDVLLEKQAGGMDLAAQCPYNANKPGEYGDAARTPQQGQTATPASDIATASTAVENIASPKTGSGQPPVGVNNTIAPLDRVRADSSGQVLTTNQGVPVANNQDSLKAGLRGPTLMEDFILREKITHFDHERIPERIVHARGSAAHGYFESYKALTDVTRAAPFAEAGKKTPVFVRFSTVAGERGSTDTARDVRGFAVKFYTDEGNWDLVGNNIPVFFIQDAMKFPDLVHALKPEPHNAMPQAASAHDTFWDFVSLMPESMHMLMWAMSDRAIPRSYRTMQGFGVHTFRLVNAAGESVFVKFHWTPLQGTHSLVWDEAVKISGADPDFHRRDLWEAIEAGEFPEWELGLQIFTEAQADSFEFDVLDATKLVPEELVPVTPVGRLVLNRNPDNFFAETEQVAFCTAHVIPGIDFTNDPLLHGRIHSYVDTQLSRLGGPNFHEIPINAPVTQVHNNQRDGMHRQTVNRGRVSYEPNSLGGGCPFQGGRMGFTSFPQQTFVEDKVRGKPELFADHYSQARLFWQSQTPVERAHIIGAFRFELTRVTVPAIRQRTLSMLVNVDAELANAVASGLGMPVPDPQPMATTRPVPAYRSSPGLSLLSRPGQVGIHARRVAILVADGVDADGVREIYASLLADGAVPRVVASRLGLINGAGGATLDAEITLEAGPSVIYDAVVIPAGAQSALALAADANALEFVRLQYRHCKPILVVDDGVQLLVKAGIPATLRDGSADPGIIGTQPVDAAAALAAFKAVLAEHRVWARETDPPAV; encoded by the coding sequence ATGAGCACCCCAACCAGCAAGCAGTCCTCCGGCGTCGACGGCGCCGGCTCCATTCTCTCCACCGTATCCGGCCCCTCCAACTCGGCACCGCCGCAATCGCTCGGCAACAACAACCCGCAAGGCGATGTGCTGCTCGAGAAGCAGGCCGGCGGCATGGACCTGGCCGCGCAATGCCCCTACAACGCCAACAAGCCGGGCGAGTACGGCGACGCGGCGCGCACGCCGCAGCAGGGCCAGACCGCCACGCCGGCCAGCGACATCGCCACCGCCAGCACAGCCGTCGAGAACATCGCTTCGCCCAAGACGGGCAGCGGCCAGCCGCCGGTCGGCGTGAACAACACCATTGCGCCGCTGGACCGCGTGCGCGCCGATTCGAGCGGGCAGGTGCTGACCACCAACCAGGGCGTGCCGGTGGCGAACAACCAGGATTCGCTGAAGGCGGGGCTGCGCGGCCCCACGCTGATGGAAGACTTCATCCTGCGCGAAAAGATCACGCACTTCGACCATGAGCGCATCCCGGAACGCATCGTGCACGCGCGCGGCTCGGCGGCGCACGGCTACTTCGAGAGCTACAAGGCCCTGACGGACGTCACGCGCGCCGCGCCGTTCGCCGAAGCGGGCAAGAAAACGCCGGTGTTCGTGCGCTTCTCGACCGTGGCCGGCGAACGCGGCTCCACCGATACCGCGCGCGACGTGCGCGGCTTCGCCGTCAAGTTCTACACGGACGAAGGCAACTGGGACCTGGTCGGCAACAACATTCCCGTGTTCTTCATCCAGGATGCGATGAAGTTCCCCGACCTGGTGCATGCGCTGAAGCCGGAGCCGCACAACGCGATGCCGCAGGCCGCCAGCGCGCACGACACGTTCTGGGATTTCGTCTCGCTGATGCCCGAATCGATGCACATGCTGATGTGGGCAATGTCCGACCGCGCGATCCCGCGCAGCTACCGCACCATGCAGGGCTTCGGCGTGCACACCTTCCGCCTGGTGAACGCGGCCGGCGAGTCGGTGTTCGTCAAGTTCCACTGGACGCCGCTGCAGGGCACCCATTCGCTGGTGTGGGACGAGGCGGTGAAGATCAGCGGCGCCGATCCCGACTTCCACCGCCGCGACCTGTGGGAAGCGATCGAGGCCGGCGAATTCCCCGAGTGGGAACTGGGCCTGCAGATCTTCACGGAAGCGCAGGCCGACAGCTTCGAATTCGACGTGCTCGATGCCACCAAGCTGGTGCCGGAAGAACTGGTCCCCGTCACCCCGGTGGGCCGCCTGGTGCTGAACCGCAATCCGGACAACTTCTTTGCCGAAACCGAGCAGGTGGCGTTCTGTACCGCCCACGTGATTCCCGGCATCGACTTCACCAACGATCCGCTGCTGCACGGCCGCATCCACTCGTATGTGGACACGCAGCTGTCGCGCCTGGGCGGGCCGAACTTCCATGAGATCCCGATCAACGCGCCGGTCACGCAGGTGCACAACAACCAGCGCGACGGCATGCACCGGCAAACGGTCAACCGCGGCCGCGTGTCCTACGAGCCGAACTCGCTGGGCGGCGGCTGCCCGTTCCAGGGCGGCCGCATGGGTTTCACCAGCTTCCCCCAGCAGACCTTCGTGGAAGACAAGGTGCGCGGCAAGCCCGAACTGTTCGCCGACCACTATTCGCAGGCCCGCCTGTTCTGGCAGAGCCAGACGCCGGTCGAGCGCGCCCACATCATCGGCGCGTTCCGCTTCGAGCTGACGCGCGTGACGGTGCCGGCGATCCGCCAGCGCACGCTGTCGATGCTGGTCAACGTGGATGCGGAACTGGCCAATGCCGTCGCCTCCGGCCTCGGCATGCCGGTGCCCGACCCGCAGCCGATGGCCACCACGCGGCCGGTTCCCGCCTACCGCAGCTCGCCCGGCCTGTCGCTGCTGTCGCGGCCAGGGCAGGTGGGCATCCACGCGCGCCGGGTGGCGATCCTGGTCGCCGACGGTGTCGATGCCGATGGCGTGCGGGAAATCTACGCTTCGCTGCTGGCCGATGGCGCCGTGCCGCGCGTGGTCGCTTCGCGCCTGGGCCTGATCAACGGTGCCGGCGGTGCCACGCTCGATGCGGAAATCACGCTGGAAGCCGGGCCGTCCGTCATCTATGACGCCGTGGTGATCCCGGCCGGCGCGCAGTCCGCGCTGGCACTGGCGGCCGACGCCAACGCGCTGGAATTCGTGCGCCTGCAATACCGTCACTGCAAGCCGATCCTGGTGGTGGACGATGGCGTGCAACTGCTGGTCAAGGCCGGCATTCCCGCCACGCTGCGCGACGGCTCGGCGGACCCGGGCATCATCGGCACCCAGCCGGTCGATGCGGCGGCCGCGCTGGCCGCGTTCAAGGCGGTGCTGGCCGAGCACCGCGTGTGGGCGCGCGAGACCGATCCGCCTGCGGTCTAA